From Leifsonia sp. fls2-241-R2A-40a, one genomic window encodes:
- a CDS encoding serine/threonine protein kinase, whose translation MRPTAGLTFGGRYELQSRIAIGGMGEVWQATDLVIGRTVAIKILKDEYLGDPGFLERFRAEARHAALVNHEGIANVYDYGEEDGSAYLVMELVPGEALSTILEREHVLSTDRTLDIVAQTAAALHAAHAAGLVHRDIKPGNLLITPDGRVKITDFGIARIADQVPLTATGQVMGTVQYLSPEQASGHPASPTTDIYSLGIVAYECLAGRRPFTGESQVAIAMAQINEAPPELPATVAEPVRNLVFACIAKNPADRPASAAHLARAAQALRRGDIRAAAAAVPAILGGAAATDASTVLMQSPAAAPTQATTVLPATAVAPVVADEAVEPVEERKRSRWTWPLIALIALLALVLIGTIITLVAQPKAAPTPTPSVTQTQSSPSASPTPSPTPTSNTVQITESDYLGLTADQARDKLQQVGMVADVSQGNAATTADQANKVYSVNPTGPVPKGSTITVKVYGPVAPIPTPTDTVSATPASGQGTPNSQISVSFGSATCPAGQNLVGRRLYVNGQPQTPVNDTKMVWSPSAAGTYQLTYTIFCGESVESGQSPAAPYEVVSSTSTPAPGNGGKGNG comes from the coding sequence ATGAGACCCACAGCAGGGCTCACCTTCGGGGGACGTTACGAGCTGCAGTCGCGGATCGCGATCGGCGGGATGGGCGAGGTGTGGCAGGCCACTGACCTCGTCATCGGCCGCACCGTCGCCATCAAGATCCTGAAGGACGAGTACCTCGGCGACCCCGGCTTCCTCGAGCGCTTCCGTGCCGAGGCCCGCCACGCCGCTCTCGTGAACCACGAAGGCATCGCGAACGTCTACGACTACGGCGAAGAGGATGGCAGCGCCTACCTGGTGATGGAGCTGGTGCCCGGTGAGGCCCTGTCCACCATCCTGGAGCGGGAGCACGTCCTCAGCACCGACCGGACGCTCGACATCGTCGCCCAGACCGCCGCCGCGCTGCACGCCGCGCACGCCGCCGGTCTCGTGCACCGCGACATCAAGCCGGGCAACCTGCTCATCACGCCGGACGGCCGCGTCAAGATCACCGACTTCGGCATCGCACGTATCGCCGACCAGGTGCCGCTGACCGCGACCGGCCAGGTCATGGGCACGGTCCAGTACCTGTCCCCGGAGCAGGCCTCGGGCCACCCGGCTTCGCCGACCACCGACATCTACTCCCTCGGCATCGTCGCGTACGAGTGCCTGGCCGGCCGTCGCCCGTTCACGGGCGAGTCGCAGGTCGCGATCGCCATGGCGCAGATCAACGAGGCTCCGCCCGAGCTGCCGGCCACGGTCGCCGAGCCGGTGCGCAACCTCGTGTTCGCGTGCATCGCCAAGAACCCGGCCGACCGTCCGGCCTCCGCTGCCCACCTGGCTCGGGCTGCCCAGGCGCTGCGCCGTGGCGACATCCGTGCCGCGGCCGCGGCCGTGCCCGCGATCCTCGGTGGTGCGGCAGCGACCGACGCGTCCACCGTCCTGATGCAGTCCCCTGCCGCGGCCCCGACCCAGGCGACCACCGTGCTTCCCGCCACGGCCGTCGCCCCCGTCGTCGCCGACGAGGCCGTCGAGCCGGTGGAGGAGCGCAAGCGCAGCCGCTGGACGTGGCCGCTCATCGCCCTTATCGCCCTGCTCGCGCTCGTGCTTATCGGCACGATCATCACGCTGGTCGCGCAGCCCAAGGCAGCACCCACACCGACTCCGTCGGTCACCCAGACCCAGTCGTCCCCGTCTGCCAGCCCGACGCCGTCACCGACGCCGACGAGCAACACCGTGCAGATCACCGAGAGCGACTACCTGGGGCTCACCGCCGACCAGGCTCGCGACAAGCTCCAGCAGGTCGGGATGGTGGCCGACGTCTCCCAGGGAAACGCCGCGACGACCGCTGACCAGGCCAACAAGGTCTACTCCGTCAACCCGACCGGTCCCGTCCCCAAGGGCTCGACGATCACGGTCAAGGTCTACGGTCCGGTCGCGCCGATCCCGACGCCCACGGACACCGTCTCCGCTACGCCGGCTTCCGGTCAGGGGACGCCGAACTCCCAGATCAGCGTCAGCTTCGGTTCCGCGACGTGCCCGGCCGGTCAGAACCTCGTCGGTCGCCGCCTGTACGTCAATGGACAGCCGCAGACCCCGGTGAACGACACCAAGATGGTCTGGTCGCCCAGCGCCGCCGGCACGTATCAGCTGACCTACACGATCTTCTGCGGTGAGTCCGTGGAGTCCGGCCAGTCCCCCGCCGCCCCGTACGAGGTCGTGTCCTCGACGTCGACCCCGGCGCCCGGCAACGGCGGCAAGGGCAACGGCTGA
- the pknB gene encoding Stk1 family PASTA domain-containing Ser/Thr kinase, with protein sequence MSPDSRLLAGRYQVGELIGRGGMSDVHRGTDTRLGRTVAIKLLKPSLATDPAFRTRFRQEAQAAARMTHPTIVRVFDAGEETVREPNGHEAQLPFIVMELVDGVLLKDLIKKGPLEVPEAVRITEGILTALEYSHRAGVVHRDIKPGNVMITKAGQVKVMDFGIARAISDSSATVAQTTAVLGTASYFSPEQAKGESVDARTDLYSTGVVLFEMLTGRPPFRGDTPVAIAYQHVSETAVAPSTVNPKVSPAMDVVVARAMTKDRFERYQTVAEFRADLEQAAAGRVPKRKHEDEFAETLFGAPPSAVSGPEAAFRQLAEDQTMTRTQRRPPVIWIWAGIAIMAVVIVAVLAWVLRLAPSTTMPDSSRKVPNLSGQVLEKATTQLDDMKLKWVQTTESSPTYAEGQVIRTDPGAGIVVATGDTITLYVSTGKKTVSVPDVHNQTVDAATQALQQAGLTVGPTTSENSPSVPANVVISTDPGANTSAHEGDAIGLHVSSGKVTLTDLTGQTIQAATGILSQLGLTGNPKPDPTCPQDKGATMVHTQSVAPGDVPQGSTVDLTYCSG encoded by the coding sequence TTGAGCCCAGATAGCCGCCTGCTCGCAGGCCGATATCAGGTGGGCGAACTCATCGGTCGCGGCGGCATGTCCGACGTTCACCGCGGCACGGACACCCGTCTGGGCCGCACGGTGGCCATCAAGCTTTTGAAGCCGTCGCTGGCCACCGACCCCGCGTTCCGCACCCGTTTCCGCCAGGAGGCGCAGGCCGCCGCCCGCATGACCCACCCCACGATCGTCCGCGTCTTCGACGCCGGCGAAGAGACGGTGCGCGAGCCGAACGGGCACGAGGCGCAGCTGCCCTTCATCGTCATGGAGCTCGTCGACGGCGTCCTCCTGAAGGACCTCATCAAGAAGGGCCCTCTCGAGGTTCCCGAGGCCGTCCGCATCACCGAGGGCATCCTGACGGCTCTCGAGTACTCGCACCGCGCGGGCGTCGTGCACCGCGACATCAAGCCGGGCAACGTGATGATCACCAAGGCCGGCCAGGTCAAGGTGATGGACTTCGGGATCGCCCGTGCGATCAGCGACTCCTCGGCGACGGTCGCACAGACCACCGCGGTGCTCGGCACCGCCAGCTACTTCTCGCCCGAGCAGGCGAAGGGCGAGTCCGTCGACGCCCGTACCGACCTCTACTCGACCGGTGTCGTCCTCTTCGAGATGCTGACGGGACGCCCGCCGTTCCGCGGCGACACCCCGGTCGCGATCGCCTACCAGCACGTCAGCGAGACGGCCGTCGCGCCGAGCACCGTCAACCCGAAGGTCTCGCCGGCGATGGATGTCGTGGTCGCCCGGGCGATGACGAAGGACCGCTTCGAGCGTTACCAGACCGTCGCCGAGTTCCGTGCGGACCTCGAGCAGGCCGCGGCGGGCCGTGTCCCCAAGCGCAAGCACGAGGACGAGTTCGCCGAGACGCTCTTCGGCGCTCCGCCCAGCGCGGTCTCCGGACCGGAGGCGGCGTTCCGCCAGCTGGCCGAAGACCAGACCATGACGCGCACGCAGCGCCGCCCACCGGTGATCTGGATCTGGGCGGGCATCGCCATCATGGCCGTCGTGATCGTCGCCGTGCTGGCGTGGGTGCTCCGCCTCGCGCCCAGCACCACCATGCCCGACTCGTCGCGCAAGGTACCCAACCTCTCGGGGCAGGTCCTCGAGAAGGCGACCACGCAGCTCGACGACATGAAGCTGAAGTGGGTGCAGACGACCGAGTCCAGCCCCACCTATGCCGAAGGTCAGGTGATCCGCACCGACCCCGGCGCCGGCATCGTCGTCGCCACGGGCGACACGATCACGCTCTACGTCTCCACCGGCAAGAAGACCGTCTCGGTCCCCGACGTCCACAACCAGACCGTGGATGCGGCGACCCAAGCGCTGCAGCAGGCCGGTCTCACCGTGGGTCCGACCACCTCCGAGAACTCTCCGAGCGTTCCGGCGAACGTGGTCATCTCCACCGACCCGGGCGCGAACACGTCCGCGCATGAGGGCGATGCCATCGGACTCCACGTCTCCAGCGGCAAGGTGACTCTCACCGACCTCACGGGGCAGACCATCCAAGCGGCGACGGGAATCCTGTCCCAGCTGGGGCTGACCGGCAACCCGAAGCCCGACCCCACCTGCCCCCAGGACAAGGGCGCGACCATGGTACACACCCAGTCGGTGGCGCCGGGCGATGTCCCTCAGGGGTCGACGGTCGATCTGACCTACTGCTCGGGCTGA
- a CDS encoding gamma-glutamyl-gamma-aminobutyrate hydrolase family protein (Members of this family of hydrolases with an active site Cys residue belong to MEROPS family C26.), translating to MTRVLVIDNYDSFVYTLNGYLRELGAETEVVRNDDVTAADLPAKLAEYDAVLVSPGPGKPADAGVSIPVVEEALRTGQPLLGVCLGHQAIAEAFGGVVTNAEELMHGKTSQVTHDGSVLFDGVAQPFTATRYHSLAVVDGTLPQDLDVTARTAGGVIMALQHREAPIYGVQFHPESVLTEGGYRMLGNWLEVAGLPGAGEAARALNPLVKLG from the coding sequence GTGACTCGCGTCCTCGTCATCGACAATTACGACAGCTTCGTTTACACGCTGAACGGCTACTTGCGCGAGCTCGGCGCAGAGACCGAGGTCGTGCGCAACGACGACGTCACCGCAGCCGACCTTCCCGCGAAGCTCGCGGAGTACGACGCCGTGCTCGTGTCTCCCGGGCCCGGCAAGCCGGCCGATGCGGGCGTGTCGATCCCCGTCGTCGAGGAGGCTCTCCGGACCGGGCAGCCGCTCCTCGGCGTCTGCCTCGGTCATCAGGCCATCGCGGAGGCCTTCGGCGGTGTCGTGACCAACGCGGAAGAACTGATGCACGGCAAGACGTCGCAGGTCACGCACGACGGCAGCGTGCTCTTCGACGGCGTCGCACAGCCGTTCACAGCGACCCGCTACCACTCGCTCGCGGTGGTCGACGGCACTCTGCCCCAGGACCTCGACGTGACGGCACGCACGGCGGGCGGCGTCATCATGGCGCTGCAGCACCGCGAGGCGCCCATCTACGGCGTGCAGTTCCACCCCGAGTCCGTGCTGACCGAGGGCGGCTACCGGATGCTCGGCAACTGGCTCGAGGTCGCAGGCCTGCCGGGAGCGGGCGAAGCCGCCCGCGCTCTGAACCCGCTGGTCAAGCTGGGCTGA
- a CDS encoding class E sortase, translating to MTTRGTHDRRPHRGVSVVDVIGELLITAGVLVLLFLGWQIWWNNLVTAGQQTTAAAQQSQKWIDDALKAPKPAPSTTTAQVDPPVIATPAPYQSFAVIYVPRLGADWKRTIRQTVDVERVLNSYTAGVGHYIDTQLPGQVGNFAVAGHDSGWGNTFIDLSKLRIGDRIYVQTQDGWYTYTFRNFEYVQPSAVQVLLPVPRQPQATPTERLMTITTCNPPFHAGERLIAYNVFQAFAPPQDVPSEIAAAVGQGG from the coding sequence ATGACCACCCGGGGCACGCACGACCGACGGCCGCATCGCGGCGTCTCGGTGGTGGACGTGATCGGGGAGCTGCTGATCACGGCCGGCGTGCTGGTCCTGTTGTTCCTGGGCTGGCAGATCTGGTGGAACAACCTGGTCACCGCCGGGCAGCAGACGACGGCAGCGGCGCAGCAGAGCCAGAAGTGGATCGACGATGCTCTGAAAGCGCCCAAACCGGCGCCCAGCACGACGACCGCTCAGGTCGATCCACCGGTCATCGCCACGCCCGCGCCCTATCAGTCGTTCGCCGTGATCTACGTGCCACGACTCGGCGCCGACTGGAAGCGCACCATCCGGCAGACGGTCGACGTCGAGCGCGTCCTCAACAGCTACACGGCGGGCGTGGGCCACTACATCGACACCCAGCTGCCCGGCCAGGTGGGCAACTTCGCCGTGGCGGGCCACGACTCGGGATGGGGAAACACCTTCATCGACCTGTCGAAACTCCGCATCGGCGACCGCATCTACGTGCAGACGCAGGACGGCTGGTACACCTACACCTTCCGCAACTTCGAGTACGTGCAACCATCGGCGGTGCAGGTCCTTCTCCCGGTGCCGCGTCAACCGCAGGCGACCCCGACCGAACGCCTCATGACCATCACGACCTGCAATCCGCCGTTCCATGCGGGTGAGCGGCTGATCGCGTACAACGTGTTCCAGGCGTTCGCGCCGCCGCAGGACGTGCCGAGCGAGATCGCCGCCGCGGTCGGGCAGGGAGGCTGA
- a CDS encoding cell division protein CrgA has protein sequence MARSKSKTKPERPVRAERITAASGEEAPNPVWFKPVMFGFMLLGLIWIIVFYVSQNQYPIPALGAWNILVGFGIAFIGFLMTTRWR, from the coding sequence ATGGCACGCAGCAAGTCGAAGACGAAACCCGAGCGACCGGTCCGCGCAGAGCGCATCACGGCCGCATCGGGAGAAGAGGCGCCGAACCCGGTCTGGTTCAAGCCGGTCATGTTCGGCTTCATGCTGCTCGGCCTGATCTGGATCATCGTCTTCTACGTCAGCCAGAACCAGTACCCGATCCCCGCTCTGGGCGCCTGGAACATCCTGGTGGGCTTCGGCATCGCCTTCATCGGCTTCCTGATGACCACTCGGTGGCGCTAG
- a CDS encoding rhomboid family intramembrane serine protease, whose amino-acid sequence MTQPVDPRANYCYRHPDRESYVVCQRCGRTICGECQTPAAVGVICPECMAQQRATHPRTKPAWVTRLTGSGAPVVTYAIIAVCVVVFILQNVGPLLGVPVTPSLVYAGAYSYPASVSGAFEPWRMFTSVFAHANILHLALNMYTLWVFGMALEPLLGRARYLALFLISGFAGSLGVLLLGSPVQPVLGASGAIFGLFGAFFIIQRRLGGNATQMLVLLAINLGIGFLPGFNIAWQAHVGGLVGGLLVGLIYVETRQPQRRRWQLPLLIALCVLFVLVSLIHFFV is encoded by the coding sequence ATGACTCAGCCCGTCGATCCGCGCGCGAACTACTGTTACCGGCATCCTGACCGGGAGAGCTATGTGGTCTGCCAGCGGTGCGGCCGCACGATCTGCGGCGAATGCCAGACTCCTGCGGCCGTCGGTGTGATCTGTCCGGAGTGCATGGCGCAGCAGCGCGCGACGCATCCCCGCACCAAGCCCGCGTGGGTCACGCGACTCACGGGATCCGGCGCACCCGTCGTCACCTACGCGATCATCGCCGTCTGCGTGGTCGTCTTCATCCTGCAGAACGTCGGGCCGTTGCTCGGCGTGCCGGTCACTCCGTCACTCGTGTATGCGGGCGCCTACTCGTATCCCGCGTCGGTCTCCGGGGCCTTCGAACCCTGGCGGATGTTCACGAGCGTGTTCGCGCACGCCAACATCCTGCACCTCGCGCTGAACATGTACACGCTGTGGGTCTTCGGGATGGCACTGGAACCGCTGCTGGGTCGCGCCCGTTACCTGGCGCTGTTCCTGATCAGCGGATTCGCCGGCTCCCTCGGCGTCCTGCTGCTCGGATCGCCGGTGCAGCCCGTGCTGGGAGCCTCAGGCGCGATCTTCGGCCTGTTCGGTGCGTTCTTCATCATCCAGCGCAGGCTGGGCGGGAATGCGACGCAGATGCTGGTGCTCTTGGCGATCAACCTCGGGATCGGTTTCCTGCCCGGCTTCAACATCGCCTGGCAGGCGCACGTCGGCGGCCTGGTCGGAGGCTTGCTCGTCGGCCTCATCTACGTCGAGACGCGGCAGCCGCAGCGCCGGCGCTGGCAGCTGCCCCTGCTCATCGCGCTGTGCGTCCTGTTCGTCCTGGTGAGCCTCATCCACTTCTTCGTGTAG
- a CDS encoding peptidylprolyl isomerase has product MSKHTAVATLHTNYGDIKVNLYGNHAPKTVRNFVGLATGEIEWTHPATGEKTNAPLYNGVVFHRIIPGFMIQGGDPLGQGVGGPGYQFDDEISPELDFTQPYILAMANAGIQGGRGTNGSQFFITVAPTTWLQGKHTIFGEVADDASRKIVDKLAELPTDARDRPLDDVVIESIDIEQV; this is encoded by the coding sequence ATGTCTAAGCACACCGCTGTCGCCACGCTCCACACTAACTACGGAGACATCAAGGTCAACCTCTACGGCAACCACGCGCCGAAGACGGTCAGGAACTTCGTCGGGCTGGCGACGGGCGAGATCGAGTGGACGCACCCCGCCACCGGCGAGAAGACGAACGCTCCTCTTTATAATGGTGTGGTCTTCCACCGCATCATCCCGGGCTTCATGATCCAGGGCGGCGACCCGCTCGGCCAGGGCGTCGGCGGTCCCGGGTACCAGTTCGATGACGAGATCAGCCCCGAGCTCGACTTCACGCAGCCGTACATCCTCGCGATGGCCAACGCGGGCATCCAGGGCGGCCGCGGGACCAATGGCTCGCAGTTCTTCATCACGGTCGCGCCGACCACCTGGCTCCAGGGCAAGCACACGATCTTCGGCGAGGTCGCCGACGACGCGTCGCGCAAGATCGTCGACAAGCTCGCCGAGCTGCCGACCGACGCTCGCGACCGGCCGCTGGACGACGTCGTGATCGAGTCCATCGACATCGAGCAGGTCTGA
- a CDS encoding PspC domain-containing protein: MNTLVRPRDGRILGGVCAGLAHRFGLQPWTVRALFLLSCLLPGPQFIAYLVMWIIIPGEQQRSATV, encoded by the coding sequence ATGAACACTCTCGTACGTCCTCGTGATGGCCGCATTCTCGGTGGAGTCTGCGCCGGTCTCGCCCATCGGTTCGGCCTGCAGCCGTGGACCGTCCGCGCGCTGTTCCTGCTGTCGTGCCTGCTCCCGGGTCCGCAGTTCATCGCCTACCTGGTGATGTGGATCATCATCCCGGGCGAGCAGCAGCGCAGCGCGACCGTCTAG
- a CDS encoding NUDIX hydrolase produces MDIRVAAYGVITDGYRILLAHWNENGRSGWTLPGGGIDPGEDPADAVVREIAEETGYRAQAGELLGIDSKVIPAEHRFVPDAGPLHALRIVYRASLLGGSLTNEVDGSTDEAAWFPLSDIPKRHVELVDIALRMARLG; encoded by the coding sequence GTGGACATCAGAGTCGCCGCATACGGCGTCATCACGGACGGCTATCGCATCCTGCTCGCTCACTGGAACGAGAACGGGCGCTCCGGATGGACGCTGCCCGGCGGCGGGATCGATCCCGGCGAGGATCCCGCCGATGCGGTGGTCCGAGAGATCGCCGAGGAGACCGGCTATCGGGCTCAAGCGGGAGAGCTGCTGGGAATCGACTCGAAGGTCATTCCGGCCGAGCATCGCTTCGTACCCGATGCCGGACCGCTGCACGCGTTGCGGATCGTCTACCGAGCGAGCCTGCTCGGTGGATCACTGACCAACGAGGTCGACGGCTCGACCGATGAGGCGGCCTGGTTCCCGCTCTCCGACATCCCGAAGCGACACGTCGAACTGGTCGACATCGCGCTCCGGATGGCGCGGCTGGGCTAG
- a CDS encoding DNA-formamidopyrimidine glycosylase family protein: MPELPEVTALAADLDGRLKGRVIDRLSVVAFSALKTFDPPVDDLRQSTIAGVTRHGKFLDIAADDLHIVIHLARAGWIRWRDKPPPPPTGRLGKGPLAARLILDDGAGLDITEAGTKKSLAIYVVHDPADVPGITRLGPDPLDAAFTEEAFAEILAAQGRAQIKGVLRNQSLIAGIGNAYSDEILHVAKMSPYKPANMAADDVARLYDAMQWTLREALARADGLAASELKSEKKSNLRVHGRTGQPCPVCGDTIRQVIFHDSTFQYCPTCQTGGKPLADRVLSRLLK; this comes from the coding sequence ATGCCCGAACTGCCGGAAGTCACCGCTCTCGCCGCCGACCTGGACGGTCGGCTGAAGGGGCGCGTCATCGACCGGCTCAGTGTGGTCGCGTTCTCGGCTCTGAAGACGTTCGACCCGCCGGTCGACGATCTGCGGCAGTCGACGATCGCCGGAGTCACCCGCCACGGCAAGTTCCTCGACATCGCGGCCGACGACCTCCACATCGTGATCCACTTGGCCCGCGCGGGGTGGATCCGCTGGCGCGACAAGCCGCCGCCCCCGCCCACCGGCCGCCTCGGGAAGGGCCCGCTCGCGGCGCGATTGATCCTGGATGACGGTGCCGGGCTCGACATCACGGAGGCGGGGACGAAGAAGAGTCTGGCCATCTACGTCGTGCATGACCCGGCCGACGTGCCGGGGATCACGCGTCTGGGCCCGGACCCTCTCGATGCCGCCTTCACGGAAGAGGCGTTCGCCGAGATCCTGGCCGCCCAGGGGCGAGCCCAGATCAAGGGCGTGCTGCGCAACCAGTCACTCATCGCCGGCATCGGCAACGCCTACTCCGACGAGATTCTGCACGTCGCGAAGATGTCTCCCTACAAGCCCGCGAACATGGCGGCGGACGACGTCGCACGCCTCTACGACGCCATGCAGTGGACGCTGCGCGAGGCGTTGGCGCGCGCCGACGGCCTGGCGGCGTCCGAACTGAAGAGCGAGAAGAAGTCCAACCTCCGGGTGCACGGCCGGACCGGGCAGCCGTGTCCCGTCTGCGGCGACACGATCCGTCAGGTCATCTTCCACGACTCGACGTTCCAGTATTGCCCCACCTGCCAGACCGGCGGGAAGCCACTCGCCGACCGCGTCCTGTCGCGGCTTCTGAAGTAG
- a CDS encoding rhodanese-like domain-containing protein produces MTTDTAEAVRHFAAKLRFETDPSDVKAAIDAGERFVLVDSRGPAAWRQGRVAGAVHLPTAEIAERASSIVPVGVPVVVYCWGPGCNGSTRAALAFSLLGYEVSEMIGGFEYWAREGLPVVDDEGLVERAPDPLTAPVAAIDCAC; encoded by the coding sequence ATGACCACAGACACCGCAGAAGCAGTCCGGCACTTCGCAGCGAAGCTGCGATTCGAGACCGATCCCTCCGACGTGAAGGCCGCGATAGATGCGGGGGAGCGGTTCGTGCTGGTCGACAGCCGCGGTCCGGCCGCGTGGCGACAGGGACGCGTGGCAGGAGCCGTCCACCTCCCGACCGCGGAGATCGCAGAACGCGCATCCAGCATCGTTCCCGTCGGCGTGCCGGTCGTCGTCTACTGCTGGGGCCCTGGATGCAACGGGTCGACCCGTGCGGCCCTCGCGTTCAGTCTTCTCGGCTACGAGGTAAGCGAGATGATCGGCGGATTCGAGTACTGGGCTCGGGAGGGTCTGCCGGTGGTCGATGACGAGGGCCTCGTCGAGCGGGCGCCGGATCCGCTGACGGCGCCTGTCGCCGCGATCGACTGCGCCTGCTGA
- a CDS encoding Lrp/AsnC family transcriptional regulator, protein MAVTFPFIADNTDRTLLAELQRDGRQSIAELARTVHMSNSAVADRVRRLEEAGVISGYRAVVDPERLGYGILAYLRLRYPSSQYKPLHDLLADIPEVVEAHHVTGDDCFILKVVATSMRHLEQVSGRVGTLGSVTTSVSYSSPFPTRAIVPPAEEKGGA, encoded by the coding sequence ATGGCCGTCACTTTCCCGTTCATCGCCGACAACACCGACAGGACGCTCCTCGCGGAGCTGCAGCGGGACGGCAGGCAGTCGATCGCCGAACTGGCGCGCACGGTCCACATGTCGAACAGCGCCGTCGCGGATCGGGTCCGGCGACTGGAGGAGGCCGGGGTGATCTCGGGCTACCGCGCGGTCGTCGACCCCGAGCGGCTGGGCTACGGGATCCTCGCGTACCTCCGCCTGCGGTATCCCAGCAGTCAGTACAAGCCGCTGCACGACCTTCTCGCCGACATCCCTGAGGTGGTCGAGGCGCACCATGTGACCGGCGACGACTGCTTCATCCTCAAGGTCGTGGCGACGTCGATGCGCCACCTGGAGCAGGTCAGCGGCCGGGTCGGAACCCTGGGGAGCGTGACGACCAGCGTCTCGTACTCGAGCCCGTTCCCGACGCGGGCGATCGTTCCGCCGGCTGAAGAAAAGGGTGGAGCCTAG
- a CDS encoding DUF3566 domain-containing protein yields the protein MSSSVAEKLAKKSSRRPASAKQVRLKLVYIDFWSTVKLSFLAGICLAIIAIVGTFLIWTVLDRTGIFDQVNSLFKDISGAGGSDLRSILGLGQVMGFSLIVAILDIVVVTALGAVFALLYNLSVKITGGLLVGFTNN from the coding sequence ATGAGCAGTAGCGTCGCCGAAAAGCTGGCCAAGAAGTCGTCGCGCCGTCCCGCATCCGCCAAGCAGGTGCGGCTGAAGCTGGTGTACATCGACTTCTGGTCGACCGTGAAGCTGTCGTTCCTGGCGGGTATCTGCCTGGCGATCATCGCGATCGTGGGCACGTTCCTGATCTGGACGGTGCTCGACCGTACGGGCATCTTCGACCAGGTGAACAGCCTGTTCAAGGACATCTCGGGTGCCGGCGGCAGCGACCTCCGTTCCATCCTGGGCCTCGGCCAGGTGATGGGATTCTCTCTGATCGTCGCGATCCTCGACATCGTCGTGGTGACCGCGCTGGGTGCCGTCTTCGCCCTCCTGTACAACCTCTCCGTGAAGATCACAGGCGGTCTGCTGGTCGGTTTCACCAACAACTGA